A genomic window from Candidatus Bathyarchaeota archaeon includes:
- a CDS encoding ABC transporter permease, whose product MDLLEGLLTIVIKEVKELARDPKILLSMIIVPLIMFPLMGFAIQTSMESAEQSIQETSIALIDQDQGDVALNLGNYLGLFNFSITSLDDMSLDQAITQIQDSNITNLVIIPEGFSQNITEGKTGSLTVYTPFEGGGGIASATKSSAINSILFSFENYIIDQRIQQGFPDANSTEILNPISFEEKSIVKGKSADVSPDTLFSLMISQSIAMPAGIMALLIFAMQLAATAVASEKEEKTLETLLTMPINRTTILAGKLTGSIVVALVGSIAYIVGFMYYMNSFTGLLGTGNVDLVALGLAPTIESYAILGVSLFMALLSALALAISLSVFAEDVRGAQALVGPLSILFIIPMIFTMYTDINALPFPMSIILLAIPFTHSMLATNVTFTGNYIGALGGIAYMAVFTIVVLFIASRLFGTEKILTAKLKFQRKIKIIPRG is encoded by the coding sequence TTGGATTTGCTTGAAGGATTATTAACAATTGTAATAAAAGAAGTCAAAGAACTAGCAAGAGACCCCAAAATCTTGTTAAGCATGATAATTGTTCCGTTGATAATGTTCCCCTTGATGGGTTTTGCAATTCAAACTTCAATGGAATCCGCAGAACAAAGCATCCAAGAAACATCAATAGCCCTAATAGATCAGGACCAAGGGGATGTTGCATTAAATCTTGGAAATTATTTGGGATTGTTTAATTTTTCAATTACATCCCTTGATGACATGTCATTAGACCAAGCGATCACGCAGATTCAAGATTCAAACATTACAAACTTGGTAATCATCCCTGAAGGATTCAGTCAAAACATAACTGAGGGAAAAACAGGAAGTCTCACAGTTTACACACCCTTCGAAGGAGGAGGTGGAATAGCTTCAGCAACAAAATCTTCTGCAATTAACAGTATACTTTTCAGTTTTGAAAATTATATCATCGATCAAAGAATTCAACAAGGATTCCCAGATGCAAACTCCACAGAAATATTGAATCCAATAAGTTTTGAAGAAAAATCAATCGTTAAAGGAAAAAGTGCTGATGTCAGTCCTGATACCTTGTTCAGTTTGATGATTTCTCAATCAATAGCAATGCCGGCAGGAATAATGGCTTTGCTAATTTTTGCAATGCAGTTGGCGGCAACAGCAGTTGCTTCAGAAAAAGAAGAAAAAACCCTCGAAACCTTATTGACAATGCCAATTAACCGAACCACAATTTTAGCAGGAAAACTAACAGGCTCGATAGTAGTGGCCCTTGTAGGTTCCATAGCATACATTGTTGGGTTCATGTATTACATGAACTCTTTCACTGGACTTTTGGGCACAGGCAACGTAGACCTAGTCGCTCTAGGACTAGCACCAACAATTGAATCCTATGCAATTCTGGGCGTTTCATTGTTTATGGCACTGCTTTCAGCATTGGCATTAGCAATTTCCTTGTCAGTTTTTGCTGAAGACGTCAGAGGCGCACAAGCATTAGTTGGTCCTTTATCGATATTGTTCATAATTCCAATGATATTCACAATGTACACTGACATCAACGCCCTACCATTCCCGATGTCTATTATTCTGCTTGCAATTCCTTTTACTCACTCGATGCTGGCAACAAACGTAACCTTCACTGGAAACTACATAGGAGCCCTTGGAGGAATTGCATACATGGCAGTTTTCACTATTGTGGTGCTGTTCATTGCCTCTAGACTGTTTGGTACAGAAAAAATCTTGACAGCCAAACTAAAGTTCCAACGAAAAATAAAGATAATACCGAGAGGATAA
- the carB gene encoding carbamoyl-phosphate synthase (glutamine-hydrolyzing) large subunit, which produces MPKFEWIKKVIVLGSGAIKIGEAAEFDYSGSQCLKALREEGIETVLVNPNIATIQTDPRLAGKVYLLPVTPEFVEEVIAKERPDAIMLSFGGQTALNCGVKLAQSGVLDKYGVRVLGTPVKTIEDTEDRELFRQSMLKAGVSIAKSKAASTLEDAVEVGREIGYPVIIRVAYTLGGKGSGVAYDEEKLKDIVSKALGQSMISQVLIEEYLGHWKEVEYEVMRDYDDNCIIVCNMENFDPMGVHTGDSIVVAPSQTLSNREYHLLRSASINAIRSLGVVGECNIQWALDKESEEIRAIEVNARLSRSSALASKATGYPIAYIAAKLCIGYTLPELQNKVTHVTTACFEPALDYLVVKYPRWDLQKFKNVDRHVGPQMKSVGEVMGIGRCFEEALQKAIRMLDIGKFGLVCNAEEDEPESPETIKDVLAHPTDQRLYMIVKALKQGMSIEEIYDLSGVDPFFLHKIKNVIDMQNKLETISQQDIDFFETLREAKRIGFSDLQIGICRGTDQFTIRKLRQQANIVPAVKQIDTLAAEWPAKTNYLYLTYGGDEDDIQFSSEKKKVIVLGAGVFRIGSSVEFDWCGVNTIWALKKNDIDEAIMINYNPETVSTDYDMSDKLYFEELTLERILDIYEKEQPMGIIASVGGQIPNNVALKLSNVGVNILGTTGKSIDQAEDRVKFSALLDILGIPQPEWRDLSTASDLKKFAAKVDYPVLIRPSYVLSGSAMRVAYTEDELEDYLKLAAKVSPDHPVVISKFIENAKEVEVDGVYDGEDNIIGAIVEHVENAGVHSGDATMGIPALTLDSDVLQTVSLYTDKIVEALKIRGPYNIQYLVKDGVTYVIECNLRASRSMPYVSKTRGVNMIELATRAMLGKKFKDSGFIDLPEISHVGVKVPQFSFMRLSGADPVLGVEMLSTGEVACLGENFTDALSKALQSAEFKMPPYGGSVLITVGGKELKKQVVPIGQALRKLNFKIYATQNTAKALQDAGVDNVFVLHKVREKAQSPNIVDYLQNGKIHLVINIPMPNHMVKFSEVLDDEYTIRRLAVEFNIPVVTNLQLASALTKILEQREANKFDIRSLNDYMDSLPRKFW; this is translated from the coding sequence ATGCCCAAGTTTGAATGGATAAAAAAAGTTATAGTACTGGGTAGCGGAGCCATCAAAATCGGCGAAGCCGCAGAATTTGATTATTCTGGTAGTCAATGCTTGAAGGCTCTTCGTGAAGAAGGAATAGAAACTGTTCTAGTTAACCCTAACATTGCAACCATACAAACTGACCCTCGGCTTGCAGGGAAAGTCTACTTGTTGCCTGTAACTCCAGAGTTTGTGGAAGAAGTAATCGCTAAAGAACGCCCCGACGCTATTATGCTCAGTTTTGGAGGACAAACTGCCCTTAATTGTGGAGTTAAACTTGCCCAGAGCGGTGTTTTGGACAAATATGGTGTTAGGGTTTTGGGAACCCCAGTTAAAACTATCGAAGACACCGAAGACCGGGAACTGTTTCGTCAGTCTATGTTGAAGGCTGGTGTTTCCATCGCCAAAAGCAAAGCTGCCAGTACTTTGGAAGACGCCGTGGAAGTCGGCCGAGAAATAGGTTATCCTGTTATCATCCGTGTAGCTTACACTTTGGGCGGTAAAGGTTCAGGAGTAGCATACGACGAAGAAAAACTCAAAGACATCGTCAGCAAAGCTTTGGGTCAGAGCATGATTTCTCAGGTTCTTATTGAAGAGTACCTAGGCCACTGGAAAGAAGTGGAATACGAAGTCATGCGAGACTACGACGACAACTGTATAATCGTATGTAACATGGAAAACTTTGACCCCATGGGCGTACACACGGGAGACTCAATTGTAGTGGCCCCTTCACAAACCCTTTCAAACAGGGAATACCACCTTCTTCGTTCAGCCTCCATAAACGCTATACGCAGCTTAGGTGTAGTCGGCGAATGTAACATCCAATGGGCTTTGGACAAAGAATCAGAAGAAATCCGCGCAATAGAAGTCAACGCCCGACTCTCACGAAGCTCTGCCTTGGCAAGCAAAGCCACCGGATACCCCATTGCGTATATTGCTGCTAAGTTGTGTATTGGTTACACGTTGCCTGAACTGCAAAACAAGGTAACCCATGTAACTACTGCTTGTTTTGAGCCCGCACTTGACTATTTGGTAGTAAAGTATCCTCGCTGGGACTTGCAAAAATTCAAAAACGTCGACCGCCATGTCGGTCCCCAAATGAAATCTGTCGGCGAAGTTATGGGAATTGGACGATGTTTCGAAGAAGCCTTACAGAAAGCCATTCGCATGCTGGATATTGGCAAGTTTGGTTTGGTCTGTAACGCAGAAGAAGACGAACCAGAATCCCCCGAAACAATCAAGGATGTTTTGGCTCATCCTACCGACCAGCGTTTGTACATGATTGTAAAAGCCCTCAAACAGGGTATGTCTATTGAAGAAATTTATGATTTAAGCGGTGTGGACCCGTTCTTTTTGCACAAAATCAAAAACGTTATCGATATGCAAAACAAGCTGGAAACCATAAGCCAACAAGACATCGACTTTTTTGAAACTTTGCGCGAGGCAAAACGAATCGGTTTTTCTGACCTGCAAATTGGCATTTGCCGCGGCACAGACCAGTTTACCATACGAAAGCTCCGACAGCAAGCAAACATTGTTCCTGCAGTTAAGCAGATTGATACTCTTGCAGCTGAGTGGCCCGCCAAGACTAACTACTTGTATTTGACTTACGGGGGTGACGAGGACGATATCCAGTTTTCTTCAGAGAAAAAGAAAGTCATTGTTCTTGGTGCAGGAGTTTTCCGGATTGGCTCCAGTGTCGAGTTTGACTGGTGCGGAGTCAACACCATATGGGCTCTCAAAAAGAACGACATCGACGAAGCTATCATGATTAACTATAACCCCGAAACTGTTTCCACAGACTACGACATGAGCGACAAGCTCTACTTTGAAGAATTAACCCTTGAACGAATATTGGACATTTACGAAAAAGAACAACCCATGGGTATAATCGCAAGTGTGGGAGGACAAATTCCTAACAATGTTGCCCTTAAATTGTCCAATGTGGGCGTAAACATTTTGGGAACTACTGGAAAAAGCATTGATCAAGCTGAAGATCGTGTCAAATTCAGTGCGTTACTTGATATCCTTGGAATTCCTCAGCCTGAATGGCGGGATTTGTCCACAGCAAGTGACCTCAAAAAGTTTGCTGCAAAGGTCGATTATCCAGTTCTTATTCGTCCTAGTTACGTGTTGTCTGGTTCTGCAATGCGGGTTGCTTACACCGAAGATGAACTGGAAGATTATTTAAAATTAGCTGCTAAAGTTTCTCCGGACCATCCTGTGGTAATTTCAAAGTTTATCGAAAATGCCAAAGAAGTAGAAGTTGACGGAGTATACGACGGCGAAGATAACATCATCGGAGCCATTGTTGAACACGTTGAAAACGCTGGAGTTCACAGCGGTGATGCAACTATGGGAATTCCTGCATTAACCTTAGACAGTGATGTGCTGCAAACAGTTAGTCTCTATACCGACAAAATTGTTGAAGCCCTAAAAATCAGGGGTCCTTATAACATCCAGTATCTAGTAAAGGACGGCGTAACCTACGTTATTGAATGCAACCTGCGGGCTTCCCGAAGTATGCCTTATGTAAGTAAAACACGGGGCGTAAACATGATAGAACTTGCAACCCGTGCCATGTTGGGCAAAAAATTCAAGGATTCGGGTTTTATTGATTTGCCCGAAATTAGCCATGTTGGCGTGAAAGTTCCACAGTTCAGTTTCATGCGCCTGAGTGGAGCAGACCCTGTTCTGGGCGTGGAAATGCTCAGCACTGGGGAAGTTGCTTGTCTGGGTGAAAACTTTACAGATGCTCTTTCAAAAGCGTTGCAGTCTGCGGAATTCAAGATGCCCCCTTATGGTGGCTCAGTTTTAATTACTGTCGGTGGAAAAGAACTCAAAAAACAGGTTGTGCCCATTGGACAAGCATTACGCAAACTCAATTTCAAAATTTATGCAACCCAAAACACTGCTAAGGCGCTACAAGATGCGGGCGTAGATAATGTCTTTGTTTTGCATAAGGTTCGAGAAAAAGCTCAAAGCCCTAATATTGTTGATTACTTGCAAAATGGCAAAATCCATCTGGTTATCAACATCCCCATGCCAAATCATATGGTAAAGTTCTCTGAAGTTCTTGACGATGAATACACCATCCGCAGGTTGGCGGTTGAATTTAACATTCCTGTAGTAACTAACCTTCAGTTGGCGTCTGCATTAACAAAAATCCTGGAACAACGGGAAGCAAACAAATTTGACATCCGTTCATTGAATGATTACATGGATAGCTTACCCAGAAAATTTTGGTAA
- the carA gene encoding glutamine-hydrolyzing carbamoyl-phosphate synthase small subunit — protein MKVNTKSKQTGKAVLVLEDGSTFVGHGFGAPKKVSGEIVFSTSMVGYPESLTDPSYKGQILTFTYPLVGNYGVPPYVEENSVIKYFESDSIKVTGFIVHELCKNPFHWASTRTLDQWLKDEDVPGIYGIDTRKLTKKLRVNGVMLGILKVCEAGEEPNIPELVEEVKTVKDPNFTDLAKQVTVKQPTLYPSGGDHTAVLIDCGVKYGIIRNLQRIGFDVMRVPYDFTADQILQYNPDAVMISNGPGDPKNCVQTVETVAELLDENMPMMGVCLGTQILALALGGDTYKLKYGHRSQNQPALDLETGRCYITTQNHGYTVKRESIKETGLKEWFMNANDKTVEGVKHKTKPAFALQWHPEASPGPYDTEFLFEKLKKLVMEAD, from the coding sequence ATAAAAGTGAACACAAAAAGTAAACAAACCGGCAAAGCTGTTCTTGTTTTAGAAGATGGCTCCACCTTTGTTGGACATGGTTTTGGCGCCCCAAAAAAAGTATCCGGAGAAATCGTGTTTTCCACCTCTATGGTTGGATACCCCGAATCCTTAACTGACCCTTCATACAAGGGGCAAATCCTTACCTTCACGTATCCTTTGGTTGGAAACTATGGTGTTCCACCTTACGTGGAAGAAAACAGTGTCATCAAATATTTTGAATCCGACAGCATCAAAGTAACTGGCTTTATTGTTCACGAACTATGCAAAAACCCATTCCACTGGGCAAGTACCCGAACCCTTGACCAATGGCTCAAAGACGAAGACGTCCCCGGAATTTACGGAATCGACACCCGAAAACTCACCAAAAAACTGCGAGTAAATGGTGTCATGCTGGGAATCTTAAAAGTTTGTGAAGCAGGGGAAGAACCAAACATACCTGAACTGGTTGAAGAAGTAAAAACTGTAAAAGACCCCAACTTCACTGACCTCGCAAAACAAGTAACAGTCAAACAACCAACCCTTTATCCTTCAGGAGGCGACCACACCGCAGTTTTAATCGACTGTGGTGTCAAATATGGCATAATCCGTAACCTGCAACGCATCGGCTTTGATGTTATGCGGGTTCCTTATGATTTTACTGCAGATCAGATTCTGCAATACAACCCTGACGCCGTAATGATAAGCAATGGTCCAGGAGACCCCAAAAACTGTGTTCAAACCGTTGAAACCGTGGCAGAATTACTGGACGAAAACATGCCCATGATGGGCGTGTGCCTTGGAACCCAAATTCTGGCTTTGGCTTTAGGCGGGGACACTTACAAACTTAAGTATGGTCACCGGTCCCAAAACCAACCTGCTTTGGATTTGGAAACTGGTCGGTGTTACATTACAACTCAAAACCATGGTTATACGGTAAAGCGGGAATCAATTAAAGAAACCGGATTAAAAGAGTGGTTCATGAACGCCAACGACAAAACCGTTGAAGGCGTTAAACACAAAACCAAACCCGCCTTTGCCCTGCAGTGGCATCCAGAAGCCTCCCCCGGACCTTACGATACGGAATTTCTTTTTGAAAAACTCAAAAAACTAGTAATGGAGGCGGACTAA
- the argH gene encoding argininosuccinate lyase, translated as MSKLLRGGRIGSARKDAVEFTASIKSDKKLLEAVIKINKAHVTMLTEQQIISTKTGTQLLKALSEINPKMELDPCLEDVHLAVEEEINKKLKPEIAGNLHVAKSRNDQVATAIRMALRTDILDLIAVIVALQESLIGLAEKNTETLVPSYTHLHPAQPITFGHLLVSYVDAIERSINRLQETYSRVNMCPMGAGAIATTSFPINRNQTAQLLGFNGVLENSIDAVGSRDFVLETLADLTLLATDVSRIAEDFLVWSSPDFGILDLPESFAFTSSIMPQKKNPDVLEVIRARMSQILGNFVACATTMKALPSGYNLDLQELTPKLWESIETVEESVCILSELAKNLKVNPNVFGKQVLNYSTATELANMLVKKYAVPFRSSHKIVGTIVKTLIDKKLALSDLSPEQLNKTAKDCAGITLAVKLEDIKDSIDPKKCVESHKTLGGPAPTEVKRMLKNRLELMSKSKTSLIDQKSRLEEADMELESAVQRYSTKK; from the coding sequence TTGTCTAAGCTGTTGCGTGGAGGACGAATCGGCTCTGCCCGAAAAGATGCCGTAGAGTTTACTGCGTCCATAAAAAGTGACAAAAAGTTACTGGAAGCTGTGATTAAAATCAACAAAGCCCACGTAACCATGCTAACAGAACAACAAATCATTTCCACAAAAACTGGTACTCAACTTCTCAAAGCACTCTCAGAAATCAACCCAAAAATGGAGTTAGACCCCTGCCTTGAAGACGTTCATCTAGCAGTTGAAGAAGAAATAAACAAAAAATTAAAACCTGAAATTGCCGGAAACTTGCACGTTGCAAAAAGCCGAAATGACCAAGTAGCAACCGCAATCCGAATGGCCCTGCGAACCGACATCCTAGACCTGATCGCAGTCATTGTTGCTTTGCAAGAATCTCTGATTGGGCTTGCAGAAAAAAACACAGAAACTTTAGTTCCGTCGTATACTCACTTGCATCCAGCACAGCCCATAACTTTTGGTCATCTTCTGGTTTCTTACGTGGACGCCATTGAACGAAGCATCAACCGACTCCAAGAAACATATTCCCGAGTTAACATGTGCCCCATGGGTGCCGGCGCAATCGCAACAACCAGTTTCCCAATTAACCGAAACCAAACCGCCCAACTACTGGGCTTTAATGGCGTGCTAGAGAATTCCATAGACGCCGTAGGCAGCCGAGACTTTGTACTAGAAACCCTCGCAGATCTAACCTTGCTAGCAACAGACGTTAGCCGAATTGCTGAAGACTTTCTAGTTTGGAGCAGTCCAGACTTTGGGATATTGGACCTTCCAGAAAGTTTTGCCTTCACTAGTAGCATCATGCCTCAGAAGAAAAATCCTGATGTTCTAGAAGTAATCAGGGCAAGGATGAGCCAAATACTGGGCAACTTTGTAGCCTGTGCAACGACAATGAAAGCATTGCCTTCAGGATACAACTTGGACCTTCAAGAGTTAACTCCTAAACTTTGGGAATCCATTGAAACTGTCGAAGAATCTGTTTGTATTCTTTCTGAGCTTGCCAAGAACTTGAAAGTCAACCCTAACGTGTTTGGTAAACAGGTTCTGAATTACTCAACAGCCACTGAACTGGCTAATATGCTGGTGAAAAAATATGCTGTTCCTTTCCGAAGCTCTCACAAGATAGTGGGAACCATTGTCAAAACCCTGATTGACAAAAAGTTAGCTCTTTCGGACTTGTCACCTGAACAATTAAATAAGACCGCTAAAGATTGTGCGGGAATCACTCTAGCCGTTAAACTGGAGGACATAAAGGACTCTATTGACCCCAAAAAATGTGTTGAAAGCCACAAAACTTTGGGTGGTCCAGCTCCAACAGAAGTCAAACGAATGCTCAAAAACCGATTAGAGTTAATGAGCAAATCAAAAACAAGCCTCATAGACCAAAAGAGCAGGCTAGAAGAAGCTGACATGGAACTAGAATCTGCGGTTCAGCGTTACTCAACTAAAAAATGA